One segment of Streptomyces roseifaciens DNA contains the following:
- a CDS encoding TetR/AcrR family transcriptional regulator, with product MTPTSAERGQETRARLLGAAARLVVEEGWGAVTTRKVAAAAGLRPGLVHYHFDTVTDLLVEASLEASRREIGKVIALLEQAAEGPAGTPEALAALARYPSDASTAVLAGEMVLAATRNKKMRDGLAELTGRWRTAVAAWLRAHGNTADPEGTALVLGAAVDGLLLQRLIEPALAAVPLDGPLARLTGITCTTDAPGRAGGPDGSDTT from the coding sequence ATGACCCCCACCTCGGCGGAACGCGGCCAGGAGACCCGGGCACGGCTGCTCGGCGCCGCAGCGCGGCTGGTCGTGGAGGAGGGGTGGGGAGCGGTGACCACGCGGAAGGTGGCCGCGGCGGCGGGGCTGCGCCCCGGGCTCGTGCACTACCACTTCGACACGGTCACCGACCTGCTGGTCGAAGCGTCCCTGGAAGCCTCCCGGCGGGAGATCGGCAAGGTGATCGCCCTGCTGGAGCAGGCCGCGGAGGGCCCCGCGGGGACGCCGGAGGCCCTGGCCGCCCTCGCCCGGTACCCCAGCGACGCGTCCACGGCCGTCCTCGCCGGCGAAATGGTGCTGGCGGCCACCCGCAACAAGAAGATGCGCGACGGCCTGGCGGAGCTCACCGGCCGCTGGCGCACCGCCGTCGCCGCATGGCTGCGGGCGCACGGCAACACGGCCGACCCCGAGGGCACCGCCCTGGTCCTCGGTGCGGCCGTCGACGGTCTGCTGCTCCAGCGCCTGATCGAGCCCGCCCTCGCCGCGGTGCCGCTGGACGGCCCGCTGGCGCGGCTCACCGGTATCACCTGCACCACCGACGCACCCGGGCGTGCCGGCGGCCCGGACGGCTCGGACACCACCTGA
- a CDS encoding YidB family protein, whose amino-acid sequence MSNDLGALLGGLLGGGAGGKGGNLLGALLTSLGGAGTHGAGSNPLGALLDTLKEGGLGEKTDSWVGKGANQEVSGPEVAQALPYQALDHVAQQAGVTPEEAADELARTLPEAVDKLTPAGEVPEGSLEDLIRQQS is encoded by the coding sequence ATGAGCAACGACCTGGGTGCCCTGCTGGGAGGGCTGCTCGGCGGCGGTGCGGGCGGCAAGGGCGGCAACCTGCTGGGCGCGCTCCTCACCTCGCTCGGCGGCGCCGGCACGCACGGCGCGGGCAGCAACCCCCTCGGCGCCCTGCTGGACACGCTCAAGGAGGGCGGCCTGGGGGAGAAGACCGACTCGTGGGTCGGCAAGGGGGCGAACCAGGAGGTCAGCGGCCCCGAGGTGGCCCAGGCCCTGCCGTACCAGGCGCTCGACCACGTGGCGCAGCAGGCGGGCGTCACCCCGGAGGAGGCGGCCGACGAGCTCGCCCGGACCCTGCCGGAGGCGGTCGACAAGCTGACCCCGGCCGGCGAGGTGCCGGAGGGGTCGCTGGAGGACCTGATCCGGCAGCAGTCCTAG
- a CDS encoding bifunctional metallophosphatase/5'-nucleotidase, with protein MHATPPRKRLARRLTATAAALAATAGVLATAAPADALSYGRTGRTVDVQLLSFNDLHGNLEPPQGSSGTVTEAQPDGTTKAIPAGGIEYLANSLRSARKGHEYSITAAAGDMVGASPLMTGLFHDEPTIEALNRIKLDATSVGNHEFDEGRAELLRMQKGGCHPKEGCFEKGKTFKGADFPYLAANVTDEKSGKQILKPYTVWKHKGVKIGIIGLTLEGTPDVVTAEGVKGLKFADEVETINKYAKELDRQGVKSIVTLIHEGGMPASGAYNYDCDTPGAGAGISGAIVDIAKKVTPKVDALVTGHTHQAYACTIPDPSGAPRTVTSAASFGRVFTDTTLTYDRRTKDIVRTTVKSPSAKNHVVNREQPKAADMTKLIDRWKTLAAPVANKPVGYITADINGRGSEAYEKPLGDVIADAQLEALSPADKGGAQIAFMNPGGIRSDLAFKASGGEGDGVVTYGEAFTVQPFTNMMQTKTLTGAQVIAALQQQVSGPNEAQPKILQISKGLTYTLDLTKKGADRVPAASVKLNGTAVDPAKSYRVAGNEFLMGGGDGFPAFKEGTDKRVGASDLDVFNAYLTAHSSKGAPLAPPAADRITVVK; from the coding sequence ATGCACGCGACGCCGCCACGCAAGCGCCTGGCGAGACGGCTGACCGCGACCGCAGCCGCGCTCGCCGCCACCGCCGGTGTCCTGGCCACGGCCGCCCCGGCCGACGCCCTCTCCTACGGCCGTACGGGCCGCACCGTCGACGTACAGCTGCTCTCCTTCAACGACCTCCACGGCAACCTGGAGCCGCCGCAGGGCTCCTCGGGCACCGTGACGGAGGCCCAGCCGGACGGCACGACGAAGGCCATACCCGCCGGCGGCATCGAGTACCTCGCCAACTCGCTGCGCTCCGCCCGCAAGGGCCACGAGTACTCGATCACCGCGGCGGCCGGCGACATGGTCGGCGCGAGCCCGCTGATGACCGGCCTCTTCCACGACGAGCCGACCATCGAGGCGCTCAACAGGATCAAGCTGGACGCCACCTCCGTCGGCAACCACGAGTTCGACGAGGGCCGTGCCGAGCTGCTGCGCATGCAGAAGGGCGGCTGCCACCCGAAGGAGGGCTGCTTCGAGAAGGGCAAGACCTTCAAGGGCGCCGACTTCCCCTACCTGGCGGCCAACGTCACCGACGAGAAGTCCGGCAAGCAGATCCTCAAGCCCTACACGGTGTGGAAGCACAAGGGCGTGAAGATCGGCATCATCGGCCTCACCCTGGAGGGCACCCCGGACGTCGTCACGGCCGAGGGCGTCAAGGGCCTGAAGTTCGCCGACGAGGTCGAGACGATCAACAAGTACGCCAAGGAGCTCGACCGCCAGGGCGTGAAGTCGATCGTCACCCTCATCCACGAGGGCGGCATGCCGGCCTCGGGCGCGTACAACTACGACTGCGACACCCCGGGCGCGGGCGCCGGCATCTCCGGCGCGATCGTGGACATCGCGAAGAAGGTCACGCCGAAGGTGGACGCCCTGGTCACGGGCCACACCCACCAGGCCTACGCCTGCACGATCCCCGACCCGTCGGGCGCCCCGCGCACGGTGACCTCGGCCGCCTCCTTCGGCCGCGTGTTCACCGACACGACGCTGACGTACGACCGCCGGACCAAGGACATCGTCCGCACGACGGTCAAGAGCCCGAGCGCGAAGAACCACGTCGTGAACCGCGAGCAGCCCAAGGCCGCGGACATGACCAAGCTCATCGACCGCTGGAAGACCCTGGCGGCTCCGGTGGCCAACAAGCCCGTCGGCTACATCACCGCCGACATCAACGGCCGCGGCTCCGAGGCCTACGAGAAGCCGCTCGGCGACGTCATCGCCGACGCCCAGCTGGAGGCCCTGTCCCCGGCGGACAAGGGCGGCGCCCAGATCGCCTTCATGAACCCCGGCGGCATCCGCTCCGACCTCGCCTTCAAGGCGTCGGGCGGCGAGGGCGACGGCGTCGTGACGTACGGCGAGGCGTTCACCGTCCAGCCGTTCACGAACATGATGCAGACGAAGACCCTCACCGGCGCGCAGGTCATCGCGGCGCTCCAGCAGCAGGTCAGCGGCCCGAACGAGGCTCAGCCGAAGATCCTGCAGATCAGCAAGGGCCTGACCTACACCCTGGACCTGACGAAGAAGGGCGCCGACCGCGTCCCGGCCGCGTCGGTCAAGCTGAACGGCACCGCCGTCGACCCGGCGAAGTCCTACCGCGTCGCGGGCAACGAGTTCCTGATGGGCGGCGGCGACGGCTTCCCCGCCTTCAAGGAGGGCACCGACAAGCGCGTCGGCGCGTCCGACCTGGACGTCTTCAACGCGTACCTGACGGCCCACTCGTCGAAGGGCGCCCCGCTGGCCCCGCCGGCGGCGGACCGCATCACGGTCGTCAAGTAA
- a CDS encoding flavoprotein translates to MSTGPCRVLYLIICAAGPAVDAVRLVVAAKARGWDVCVIATPAAADGDFVDRPALEAASGRPVRSAWRRSGEEKRNPPADAVVVAPMTMNTANKWAAGIADTYALGLVAEAVGLGLPVVALPFWSTALDSHPATRRAVETLRGTGVRALYGEGEWTPHVPGTGDERRPSYPWNLALDAVEGLVT, encoded by the coding sequence ATGAGCACGGGCCCATGCCGGGTGCTGTACCTGATCATCTGTGCGGCGGGCCCCGCCGTGGACGCCGTGCGCTTGGTGGTCGCAGCGAAGGCCCGCGGCTGGGACGTGTGCGTGATCGCCACCCCGGCCGCCGCCGACGGTGACTTCGTCGACCGGCCCGCTCTGGAGGCCGCGTCGGGCCGGCCGGTGCGGAGCGCTTGGCGCCGATCCGGAGAGGAGAAGCGCAACCCTCCGGCGGACGCCGTCGTCGTAGCGCCGATGACGATGAACACCGCCAACAAATGGGCTGCCGGTATCGCCGACACGTACGCCCTCGGCTTGGTCGCCGAGGCCGTCGGGCTGGGGTTGCCCGTGGTCGCCCTTCCCTTCTGGTCGACGGCCCTGGATTCCCACCCCGCCACGCGACGTGCCGTGGAAACGCTGCGAGGCACTGGCGTCCGAGCGCTGTACGGAGAAGGGGAATGGACGCCCCACGTACCGGGCACGGGTGATGAACGGCGCCCGTCGTATCCGTGGAACCTCGCACTGGATGCCGTGGAGGGTCTGGTGACCTGA
- a CDS encoding MMPL family transporter — MPEDVLHPSGERTGPDSGRNSRSGRSGRKGFRRFRRGLPIGLITGRRSKYGVIVAWLIVLVVAAGFAGKLSSVEKNDLKSSLPNSAESTRVFDTQAKFGSPYTVPAVVVYERPSGLTEADKRKAAADAKAFGARKDLEGPVTGPEISEDGKAAQTTVPLNLGPDYFSKVGDRVKEMRRTARDGAQGMAVHIAGPAGNTGDLSKAVSGIDTTLLAATLLVVIVILLFTYRSPVLWLMPIICAGVSLQIAEAVIYFLAKHGGLTVSADGAGILTILVFGATTDYSLLLIARYREELRRHEDRHAAMEEALRRSGPAVIASAATVAVGMICLMLADMNSTRGLGPVFAVGIVVGAAVMLTLFPALMVAVGRWIFWPAKPEYGSGNTVDTGRWLAVGNRIARRPRTTWVVTALILAAAAAGMVQLNSHGLTDQQAFTTHQDSVAGEKVIDRHFDAGLGSPVFVTAKADRAEAVRTALMSVPGIDRGSVGPPMTKGGDALLYATLTDAPDSKAAFRTVERARTELHAVPGAQARVGGNTALNLDVKQATKDDRALIAPIVLLVVLVILVLLLRAVVASLLLIATVVLSCATTIGVSALVFRHVFGFGAEDNSFPLYVFVFLIALGIDYNIFLMTRIREEALKHGTRPATLTGLAATGGVITSAGVVLAGTFAVLGTLPLTQFAELGFAVAFGILLDTFIVRSVMVTALNLDVGRHIWWPSALAKKEDFPAAP, encoded by the coding sequence ATGCCAGAAGACGTCCTCCACCCGTCCGGGGAACGCACCGGTCCCGACTCCGGCCGTAACAGCCGCAGCGGCCGCAGCGGCCGCAAAGGGTTCCGAAGGTTCCGGAGGGGGTTACCGATCGGCCTGATCACCGGCCGCCGGTCCAAGTACGGGGTGATCGTCGCCTGGCTGATCGTGCTCGTCGTCGCGGCGGGGTTCGCCGGCAAGCTCTCGAGCGTCGAGAAGAACGACCTCAAGTCGTCCCTGCCGAACAGCGCCGAGTCCACGCGCGTCTTCGACACCCAGGCGAAGTTCGGCTCCCCGTACACCGTTCCGGCGGTGGTCGTCTACGAACGGCCCTCGGGCCTGACGGAGGCGGACAAGCGGAAGGCGGCGGCCGACGCGAAGGCGTTCGGGGCGCGCAAGGACCTGGAGGGCCCGGTCACCGGGCCGGAGATCTCCGAGGACGGCAAGGCGGCACAGACCACCGTGCCGCTGAACCTGGGGCCCGACTACTTCAGCAAGGTCGGCGACCGCGTCAAGGAGATGCGCAGGACCGCACGGGACGGCGCCCAGGGCATGGCGGTCCACATCGCGGGCCCCGCGGGCAACACCGGTGACCTCAGCAAGGCCGTGAGCGGCATCGACACCACGCTCCTGGCCGCCACGCTGCTCGTGGTGATCGTGATCCTGCTGTTCACGTACCGCAGCCCCGTGCTGTGGCTGATGCCCATCATCTGTGCCGGGGTGTCGCTCCAGATCGCCGAAGCGGTCATCTACTTCCTCGCCAAGCACGGGGGGCTGACGGTCAGTGCCGACGGCGCGGGCATCCTGACCATCCTCGTCTTCGGCGCGACCACCGACTATTCGCTGCTGCTCATCGCCCGCTACCGCGAGGAGCTGCGCCGGCACGAGGACCGGCACGCGGCCATGGAGGAGGCCCTGCGCCGCTCGGGCCCGGCCGTCATCGCCAGCGCCGCGACGGTCGCGGTCGGCATGATCTGCCTGATGCTGGCCGACATGAACTCCACGCGGGGGCTCGGCCCGGTCTTCGCGGTCGGCATCGTCGTCGGCGCCGCGGTGATGCTCACGCTCTTCCCCGCGCTGATGGTCGCGGTGGGCCGGTGGATCTTCTGGCCGGCCAAACCGGAGTACGGCTCCGGGAACACCGTCGACACCGGCCGCTGGCTCGCCGTCGGCAACCGCATCGCCCGCAGGCCCCGGACGACCTGGGTCGTGACCGCCCTGATCCTGGCCGCGGCCGCCGCCGGCATGGTGCAGCTGAACTCCCACGGCCTGACCGACCAGCAGGCGTTCACCACGCACCAGGACTCGGTCGCCGGGGAGAAGGTCATCGACCGGCACTTCGACGCGGGCCTCGGCAGCCCCGTCTTCGTCACCGCCAAGGCCGACCGGGCGGAGGCCGTGCGCACCGCCCTGATGTCCGTACCCGGCATCGACCGCGGGTCGGTGGGCCCGCCCATGACCAAGGGCGGCGACGCCCTGCTCTACGCCACCCTCACCGACGCGCCCGACAGCAAGGCCGCGTTCCGCACGGTCGAACGGGCCCGCACGGAACTCCACGCCGTCCCCGGGGCACAGGCCCGGGTCGGCGGGAACACCGCGCTGAACCTCGACGTCAAACAGGCCACCAAGGACGACCGCGCCCTGATCGCCCCCATCGTGCTCCTGGTCGTCCTGGTGATCCTGGTGCTGCTGCTGCGCGCCGTCGTGGCATCGCTGCTGCTCATCGCCACCGTCGTGCTCTCCTGCGCCACCACGATCGGCGTCAGCGCCCTGGTCTTCCGCCACGTCTTCGGCTTCGGGGCGGAGGACAACTCCTTCCCGCTCTACGTGTTCGTCTTCCTGATCGCGCTCGGCATCGACTACAACATCTTCCTCATGACCCGCATCCGGGAAGAGGCCCTCAAACACGGCACCCGCCCGGCCACCCTCACCGGCCTGGCCGCAACCGGCGGCGTCATCACCTCCGCAGGCGTGGTCCTGGCCGGCACCTTCGCCGTCCTGGGCACCCTCCCCCTGACCCAATTCGCCGAACTGGGCTTCGCCGTGGCCTTCGGCATCCTCCTGGACACCTTCATCGTCCGCTCGGTCATGGTCACGGCCCTCAACCTGGACGTGGGCCGCCACATCTGGTGGCCCAGCGCCCTGGCGAAGAAGGAGGACTTCCCGGCCGCCCCGTGA
- a CDS encoding response regulator transcription factor gives MSPADHGDQPARILIVDDEPAVREALRRSLAFEGYATEQAVDGLDAVAKVTAFDPELIVLDVLMPRMDGLTAARRLRASGVTVPILMLTARDTVGDRVTGLDAGADDYLVKPFELDELLARIRALLRRSAYATAAPAASATLSFADLRMNLDTREVTRGDRPVELTRTEFTLLELFLAHPRQVLTREQILKAVWGFEFEPSSNSLDVYVMYLRRKTEAGGEARLVHTVRGVGYVLRADGAE, from the coding sequence ATGAGCCCCGCCGACCACGGCGACCAGCCCGCCCGCATCCTGATCGTGGACGACGAGCCCGCCGTACGCGAGGCCCTGCGCCGCAGCCTGGCCTTCGAGGGGTACGCCACCGAGCAGGCCGTCGACGGGCTCGACGCGGTCGCCAAGGTCACCGCCTTCGACCCGGAGCTGATCGTGCTGGACGTCCTCATGCCGCGCATGGACGGCCTCACCGCCGCCCGCCGCCTGCGCGCCTCCGGCGTCACCGTGCCCATCCTCATGCTGACCGCCCGCGACACCGTGGGCGACCGCGTCACCGGCCTCGACGCCGGCGCCGACGACTACCTCGTCAAACCCTTCGAGCTGGACGAGCTGCTGGCCCGCATCCGCGCCCTGCTGCGCCGCAGCGCCTACGCGACGGCCGCCCCCGCCGCCTCCGCCACGCTCTCCTTCGCCGACCTGCGGATGAACCTCGACACCCGCGAGGTCACCCGCGGCGACCGGCCCGTCGAGCTGACCCGTACGGAATTCACGCTGCTGGAGCTCTTCCTCGCCCACCCCCGGCAGGTCCTCACCCGCGAGCAGATCCTCAAGGCCGTCTGGGGCTTCGAGTTCGAGCCGTCGTCCAACTCCCTGGACGTGTACGTGATGTACCTGCGCCGCAAGACCGAGGCCGGCGGCGAGGCGCGCCTCGTGCACACCGTCCGCGGAGTGGGCTACGTCCTCAGGGCGGACGGCGCCGAATGA
- a CDS encoding helix-turn-helix domain-containing protein: MPVRSSPTARQLRLGAELRKLRERAGLTSTEAGRLLGTNQAQISNIEASRYGVSAERLRALARNYSCSDEALVAALIEMAGERKRGWWEEYREILPAGLLDLAELEHHAAALRASYVAHLPGLLQTAEHCREIFRQVVPPLSPPEVEHRVSHRIKRQAVLYRDDPTPYTAIVHEAALRMRFGGPPVAGPQLRHILAMSEREHIRVLVIPFDAGAFPGSGQSTLFAVGPVPQLDTVHVDREHGSELVDAAAQLDRYRMVLDRMESVALDERRSRDLILDIVRALEGR, translated from the coding sequence ATGCCGGTGAGGAGCAGCCCGACGGCGCGTCAACTCCGCCTCGGTGCCGAACTGCGCAAGCTGCGCGAGCGCGCAGGACTGACGTCCACCGAGGCCGGGCGCCTCCTGGGCACCAACCAGGCGCAGATCAGCAACATCGAGGCCAGCCGCTACGGAGTGAGCGCCGAGCGCCTGCGCGCCCTGGCACGCAACTACTCGTGCTCCGACGAAGCGCTGGTCGCGGCCCTGATCGAGATGGCCGGCGAGCGCAAGCGCGGCTGGTGGGAGGAGTACCGCGAGATCCTCCCGGCCGGGCTGCTGGACCTGGCCGAACTCGAGCACCACGCGGCGGCCCTGCGCGCGTCGTACGTCGCCCACCTGCCGGGGCTGCTGCAGACGGCCGAGCACTGCCGCGAGATCTTCCGCCAGGTGGTGCCGCCGCTGTCCCCGCCGGAGGTGGAGCACCGGGTCTCGCACCGCATCAAGCGGCAGGCCGTCCTCTACCGGGACGACCCCACCCCGTACACGGCGATCGTCCACGAGGCCGCCCTGCGCATGCGCTTCGGCGGCCCGCCCGTCGCGGGGCCGCAGCTGCGGCACATCCTCGCCATGAGCGAGCGCGAGCACATCAGGGTGCTGGTGATCCCCTTCGACGCCGGGGCGTTCCCCGGCTCGGGGCAGTCCACGCTGTTCGCGGTCGGCCCGGTGCCCCAGCTGGACACCGTGCACGTCGACCGCGAGCACGGCTCGGAACTGGTGGACGCGGCGGCGCAATTGGACCGCTACCGGATGGTGCTCGACCGCATGGAGTCCGTCGCCCTGGACGAGCGGAGGTCCCGGGACCTGATCCTGGACATCGTCCGCGCCCTGGAGGGCAGGTGA
- the mshD gene encoding mycothiol synthase translates to MSDVTNNANGQRSVEVLEELPPEVAQDVLRLVTEAAAVDGQPAVSEQGRLQLKGRRPGVRHVLLRTDDGELVGYGQLEDSDPVEAPAGELVVHPSFRGRGHGRALGSALLHESGKRLRIWAHGGHPAARHLAQVLGLSLFRELRQMRRPLHDLGLAEPVLPPGVTVRTFRPGQDDAEWLAVNAAAFAHHPEQGSLGRRDLDDRKSADWFDPKGFFLAEKDGRIVAFHWTKVHAEEGLGEVYVLGVAPGAQGGGLGKSLTAIGLRHLAAQGLPTAMLYVDADNAAAVAVYEGLGFQIHETDLMYRTES, encoded by the coding sequence ATGAGCGACGTCACGAACAACGCGAACGGTCAGCGGTCGGTCGAGGTGCTGGAGGAACTCCCGCCCGAGGTGGCGCAGGACGTGCTGCGGCTGGTGACGGAGGCCGCGGCGGTCGACGGGCAGCCGGCCGTCTCCGAACAGGGACGGCTGCAGCTGAAGGGCCGGCGGCCGGGCGTGCGGCACGTGCTGCTCCGCACGGACGACGGGGAGCTCGTGGGCTACGGGCAGCTGGAGGACAGCGACCCCGTCGAGGCGCCCGCCGGCGAGCTCGTGGTCCACCCCTCCTTCCGGGGGCGCGGGCACGGGCGGGCGCTCGGCTCGGCGCTGCTGCACGAGTCCGGCAAGCGGCTGCGGATCTGGGCGCACGGCGGCCACCCGGCGGCGCGGCACCTGGCGCAGGTGCTCGGCCTGAGCCTCTTCCGCGAACTCCGCCAGATGCGGCGCCCCCTGCACGACCTCGGCCTCGCCGAGCCGGTGCTGCCCCCCGGGGTGACCGTCCGGACGTTCCGGCCGGGCCAGGACGACGCGGAGTGGCTCGCGGTGAACGCGGCGGCCTTCGCCCACCACCCCGAGCAGGGCTCGCTCGGCCGGCGCGACCTCGACGACCGCAAGTCCGCGGACTGGTTCGACCCCAAGGGGTTCTTCCTCGCCGAGAAGGACGGCCGCATCGTCGCCTTCCACTGGACGAAGGTCCACGCCGAGGAGGGCCTCGGCGAGGTCTACGTCCTCGGCGTGGCCCCGGGCGCCCAGGGCGGCGGCCTCGGCAAGTCCCTCACCGCCATCGGCCTCCGCCACCTGGCCGCCCAGGGCCTCCCCACGGCCATGCTCTACGTGGACGCCGACAACGCGGCCGCAGTGGCGGTCTACGAGGGCCTCGGCTTCCAGATCCACGAAACGGACTTGATGTACCGGACGGAGAGCTAG
- a CDS encoding sensor histidine kinase, with protein sequence MIARFQRLPLRSRLALLTAAAVAVAVAAAAVACWLVTRQELEHQRDTTLTSVRADDATVKTLLRNCGSVPTGPSTLFRPYTVQIITGEGFVCSTIGKSPITVEPGDLLVAQGREGRTLHDAQAQDGTEMRVATSPGPVPGTAVSIAQPLSEIDRPLNALAAVLAVTAGVGVLLAATAGAWIARAGLRPVDRLTGAVEHIARTEDLAVRIPVEGEDEIARLSRSFNAMTAALASSRDRQQQLIADAGHELRTPLTSLRTNIDLLVRSEETGREIPPEDRKELLASVRAQMTELAALIGDLQELSRPDADPGSGPVQVIALHEAAGRAVERARLRGSGLTFRVHLESWYVRAEPAALERALVNLLDNAVKFSPPGGAVEVALSPTGELTVRDHGPGIAPDELPHVFDRFWRSPSARSMPGSGLGLSIVARTVQQAGGQVALRPAEGGGTVASVRLPGAPVAPPTL encoded by the coding sequence ATGATCGCGAGATTCCAGCGGCTGCCGCTCCGCTCCCGGCTGGCGCTGCTGACCGCGGCCGCCGTGGCCGTGGCCGTGGCCGCCGCGGCCGTCGCGTGCTGGCTGGTCACCCGGCAGGAGCTGGAGCACCAGCGGGACACGACGCTGACGAGCGTCCGCGCCGACGACGCCACGGTCAAGACGCTGCTGCGCAACTGCGGCTCCGTCCCCACCGGCCCGTCCACCCTCTTCCGCCCCTACACCGTGCAGATCATCACCGGCGAGGGCTTCGTCTGCAGCACGATCGGCAAGTCCCCCATCACGGTGGAGCCCGGTGACCTCCTCGTCGCCCAGGGGCGGGAGGGCCGGACCCTGCACGACGCGCAGGCCCAGGACGGCACGGAAATGCGGGTCGCGACCTCGCCCGGGCCCGTGCCCGGCACCGCCGTCTCCATCGCCCAGCCCCTCAGCGAGATCGACCGGCCCCTGAACGCGCTCGCCGCCGTCCTCGCCGTCACCGCCGGCGTGGGCGTCCTCCTTGCCGCCACCGCCGGCGCATGGATCGCCCGGGCCGGACTGCGGCCCGTCGACCGGCTCACCGGCGCCGTCGAGCACATCGCCCGCACCGAGGACCTGGCCGTCCGCATCCCTGTCGAGGGCGAGGACGAGATCGCCCGCCTCTCGCGCTCCTTCAACGCCATGACCGCCGCCCTCGCCTCCTCCCGCGACCGGCAGCAGCAGCTCATCGCCGACGCCGGGCACGAGCTGCGCACCCCCCTCACCTCGCTGCGCACCAACATCGACCTGCTGGTGCGCAGCGAGGAGACCGGCCGCGAGATCCCGCCCGAGGACCGCAAGGAGCTGCTCGCCAGCGTCCGCGCGCAGATGACCGAACTCGCCGCGCTCATCGGCGACCTGCAGGAGCTCTCCCGCCCCGACGCCGACCCCGGCAGCGGCCCCGTCCAGGTGATCGCCCTGCACGAGGCGGCCGGACGAGCGGTGGAACGGGCCCGGCTGCGCGGCTCCGGACTGACCTTCCGGGTGCATCTGGAGAGCTGGTACGTGCGCGCCGAGCCGGCGGCCCTGGAGCGGGCCCTGGTCAACCTGCTCGACAACGCCGTGAAGTTCAGCCCGCCGGGCGGCGCCGTGGAGGTGGCCCTCTCGCCCACCGGCGAGCTCACCGTGCGCGACCACGGCCCGGGCATCGCCCCCGACGAACTCCCGCACGTCTTCGACCGCTTCTGGCGCTCCCCGTCCGCCCGCAGCATGCCGGGCAGCGGCCTGGGCCTGTCCATCGTCGCCCGCACCGTCCAGCAGGCGGGCGGCCAGGTGGCCCTGCGGCCGGCGGAGGGCGGCGGGACGGTCGCCTCGGTGCGGCTGCCGGGCGCGCCGGTGGCGCCGCCGACGCTGTAG
- a CDS encoding S1C family serine protease: MTDSTRPYGAQDPQHSSYPEPPAYPPQQPVTTAGGVTVWPGDGAGSGGDGGRPPYAGFAEPVPQPPAPRGGHRARKPVALLAAVAIVAAVVGGGSAALVGELTSRADRVSQSTPVQNASSRSNGGVAAVAKAVSPSIVEIKASTTSGQSTGSGVIITGDGEIVTNNHVVAGADTVQVVLSDGSTKTAKVVGTDPGKDLALIKLQGASGLKAAKLGDSGKVGVGDEVVAIGSPEGLTGTVTSGIVSALDRDVTVSKEQGQGQGQERQRRGVPQWPFEFGGNQYNGDTGSSKTTYKAIQTDASLNPGNSGGALINMNGEIIGINSAMYAPSSATGSGDSAGSVGLGFAIPVDTVKADLAKLRAGGGDS; this comes from the coding sequence ATGACGGACAGCACCCGCCCCTACGGCGCCCAGGACCCGCAGCACTCCTCGTACCCGGAGCCCCCCGCGTACCCGCCGCAGCAGCCGGTCACCACCGCCGGCGGGGTGACCGTCTGGCCCGGTGACGGCGCGGGCAGCGGCGGCGACGGCGGCCGGCCTCCGTACGCCGGGTTCGCCGAGCCCGTCCCGCAGCCCCCGGCCCCGCGCGGCGGCCACCGCGCCCGCAAGCCCGTGGCGCTGCTCGCCGCCGTGGCCATCGTCGCCGCGGTCGTCGGCGGCGGCTCGGCCGCCCTCGTCGGCGAGCTCACCAGCCGCGCCGACCGCGTCAGCCAGTCCACGCCCGTCCAGAACGCCTCCTCCAGGAGCAACGGCGGAGTGGCCGCCGTGGCCAAGGCCGTGAGCCCGAGCATCGTCGAGATCAAGGCCTCGACCACCAGCGGCCAGTCCACCGGCTCGGGCGTGATCATCACGGGCGACGGCGAGATCGTCACCAACAACCACGTCGTCGCGGGCGCCGACACCGTGCAGGTCGTCCTCAGCGACGGCAGCACCAAGACCGCCAAGGTCGTCGGCACCGACCCCGGCAAGGACCTCGCGCTGATCAAGCTGCAGGGGGCGAGCGGGCTGAAGGCGGCCAAGCTCGGGGACTCCGGCAAGGTCGGGGTCGGCGACGAGGTCGTCGCCATCGGCTCCCCCGAAGGCCTCACCGGCACCGTCACCAGCGGCATAGTCTCCGCCCTCGACCGCGACGTGACGGTCTCCAAGGAGCAGGGCCAGGGCCAGGGGCAGGAGCGGCAGCGCCGCGGCGTCCCGCAGTGGCCCTTCGAGTTCGGCGGCAACCAGTACAACGGCGACACCGGCTCCTCCAAGACCACCTACAAGGCCATCCAGACCGACGCCTCCCTCAACCCCGGCAACTCCGGCGGCGCCCTCATCAACATGAACGGCGAGATCATCGGCATCAACTCGGCCATGTACGCCCCGAGTTCCGCCACCGGGTCCGGCGACTCCGCGGGCAGCGTCGGCCTCGGCTTCGCCATCCCCGTCGACACCGTCAAGGCGGACCTCGCCAAGCTCCGGGCGGGTGGCGGCGACAGCTGA